The Pseudomonas kermanshahensis genome includes a window with the following:
- a CDS encoding polysaccharide biosynthesis protein: MRSWLLQLTRRQKRLLQLSTDVVMIWLALWLAFVVRLGIDDLANPIVDHMWLFLCAPVVSIPLFIRFGLYRAVMRYFGNDALIAIIKAVTLSALILGFIIYWSSNHQNVVPRSITFNYWWLSLIMVGGLRLAMRQYFLGDWFAAAVQHVPFAQRDDGLPRVAIYGAGAAGNQLATALRMDKAMRPVAFIDDDPSIADRVIAGLQVYRPEQLQQLIDDTGAQEILLALPSSTRTRRREILNFLEDFPLHVRSVPSFIDLASGKVKVDDIQEVDIADLLGRDPVPAQSDLLERCIAEQTVLVTGAGGSIGSELCRQILSQSPKTLLLFDHSEFNLYSILSELEQRIARESLSVCLLPILGSVRNQAQMLDIMKTWRVDTVYHAAAYKHVPMVEHNISEGLLNNVIGTLHTAQAALQAGVANFVLISTDKAVRPTNVMGSTKRLAEMTLQALSRELAPVLFGDGGNVSQVNKTRFTMVRFGNVLGSSGSVIPLFHKQIKAGGPLTVTHPKITRYFMTIPEAAQLVIQAGSMGKGGDVFVLDMGEPVRIVELAEKMIHLSGFSVRSERNPMGDIAIEFTGLRPGEKLYEELLIGDNVLATRHPMIMSASEDFLPWDELKDALNQLLGAASADDFVRVRQLLRETVIGYAPEGEIVDWIYQQRRLDL, encoded by the coding sequence ATGCGCAGCTGGCTTTTACAGCTAACGCGGCGCCAGAAGCGGCTGCTGCAGCTCTCTACTGACGTAGTGATGATCTGGCTCGCCTTGTGGCTTGCCTTTGTCGTTCGTCTTGGCATCGACGACCTGGCCAATCCGATCGTCGACCACATGTGGCTGTTCCTGTGTGCGCCGGTAGTGTCGATCCCGCTCTTCATTCGCTTCGGGCTGTACCGCGCGGTGATGCGTTATTTTGGTAACGACGCACTGATCGCCATCATCAAGGCGGTCACGCTGTCTGCGCTGATCCTCGGCTTCATCATTTATTGGTCCAGCAACCATCAGAACGTAGTGCCGCGTTCCATCACCTTCAACTACTGGTGGTTGAGCCTGATCATGGTCGGTGGCCTGCGGCTCGCCATGCGCCAGTACTTCCTGGGTGACTGGTTTGCTGCCGCCGTCCAGCACGTCCCGTTCGCTCAACGAGACGATGGCTTGCCACGGGTGGCAATCTACGGGGCCGGCGCCGCCGGTAACCAATTGGCAACGGCGCTGCGCATGGACAAAGCCATGCGGCCGGTGGCATTCATCGACGATGACCCGAGCATTGCCGACCGTGTGATCGCGGGTTTGCAAGTGTATCGCCCAGAGCAACTGCAGCAGTTGATTGACGATACCGGCGCCCAGGAAATCCTGCTGGCACTGCCGTCATCGACCCGCACCCGCCGTCGAGAGATCCTAAACTTCCTCGAAGACTTCCCGCTGCATGTGCGCAGTGTGCCCAGCTTCATCGACCTGGCGAGCGGCAAGGTCAAGGTGGATGATATTCAGGAAGTGGACATTGCCGACCTGTTGGGCCGTGACCCGGTGCCCGCACAAAGCGACCTGCTTGAACGTTGCATCGCTGAACAAACCGTGTTGGTCACCGGTGCCGGTGGCTCGATCGGCTCCGAGCTGTGCAGGCAAATTCTTTCGCAGTCCCCGAAAACGCTGCTGCTGTTCGATCACAGCGAGTTCAACCTCTACAGCATTCTTTCTGAACTGGAACAGCGCATTGCCCGTGAGTCGCTGTCTGTTTGCCTGCTGCCGATCCTGGGTTCGGTACGTAACCAGGCGCAGATGCTCGACATCATGAAAACCTGGCGGGTCGATACGGTTTACCATGCTGCGGCCTATAAGCATGTACCGATGGTCGAGCACAATATCAGCGAAGGCCTGCTGAACAACGTCATTGGTACTTTGCACACCGCGCAAGCAGCATTGCAGGCGGGTGTCGCCAACTTTGTGCTGATTTCGACCGACAAGGCGGTACGCCCGACCAACGTGATGGGCAGTACCAAGCGCCTTGCCGAGATGACCCTGCAGGCCCTGAGCCGCGAGTTGGCGCCCGTACTGTTTGGCGATGGGGGCAATGTTTCGCAGGTCAACAAAACCCGCTTCACCATGGTCCGTTTCGGCAACGTGCTGGGCTCATCGGGCTCGGTAATCCCGCTGTTCCATAAGCAGATCAAGGCCGGCGGCCCGCTGACCGTTACCCATCCGAAAATCACCCGCTACTTCATGACCATTCCCGAAGCCGCGCAGTTGGTGATCCAGGCGGGTTCGATGGGCAAGGGCGGGGATGTGTTCGTACTCGACATGGGCGAGCCAGTGCGGATCGTCGAGTTGGCCGAGAAGATGATCCACCTGTCCGGTTTCAGCGTCCGCTCCGAACGCAACCCCATGGGTGACATCGCTATCGAGTTCACCGGGTTGCGGCCGGGCGAGAAGCTTTACGAAGAGCTGTTGATCGGTGACAACGTGCTAGCGACCCGCCACCCGATGATCATGAGTGCAAGCGAGGACTTCCTCCCTTGGGACGAGCTCAAGGACGCGCTGAACCAGTTGCTGGGCGCGGCCTCTGCAGATGATTTTGTACGGGTGCGTCAGTTGCTGCGTGAAACCGTGATCGGCTATGCCCCGGAAGGGGAAATCGTTGACTGGATTTATCAGCAGCGGCGCTTGGATCTGTAA
- a CDS encoding glycosyltransferase family 4 protein, which yields MSIKGLRVARISTVPFFVVTQLSAQLQALGEAGAQVHVIASNDELVGALQAREDIRFIPVEIAREISPFKDLVSLIRLVVLFRKQRYDIVHSTTPKAGLLTAIAAKIAGVKVRLHTFTGQPWVTMSGAKKKLLKLCDMLIARLNSHTFTDSVSQRDFLVREGVVAASRISVIGSGSLAGVDIRRFDAARFSTSANDAMRQQLGIPADAKVLLFVGRVTPEKGVGELMQAFLKLQAHYPELYLVLVGPYEADGRAVVESHLTPACVERVKVLGLQAAPEQYMAIADLLCLPSYREGFGTVVIEAAAMGVPTVGTAIYGLTDAIVDGETGLLVPVQNADALAEAIRSLLAEPERLKEMARHARERAIRDFDSARCSALLIEKYEGFSS from the coding sequence ATGTCGATCAAAGGCCTAAGGGTGGCGCGAATCTCAACGGTTCCGTTTTTTGTAGTGACCCAGCTCAGTGCGCAACTGCAAGCCCTGGGTGAGGCGGGCGCGCAAGTGCACGTGATTGCCAGCAACGACGAGCTGGTAGGGGCGCTTCAAGCCCGTGAGGACATACGTTTCATTCCGGTCGAGATCGCGCGTGAAATCAGCCCTTTCAAAGATTTGGTCAGCCTGATTCGGCTGGTCGTCTTGTTCCGCAAACAGCGTTATGACATCGTGCATTCCACCACGCCCAAAGCCGGTTTGCTTACGGCAATAGCCGCGAAGATTGCCGGGGTCAAGGTGCGCCTGCACACTTTTACCGGGCAGCCTTGGGTGACCATGAGCGGGGCCAAGAAGAAGCTGCTCAAGCTCTGCGATATGCTCATCGCCAGGCTCAATTCACATACCTTCACCGACAGCGTCAGCCAGCGCGACTTCCTGGTAAGGGAAGGGGTGGTCGCTGCTTCGAGAATTTCAGTGATCGGTTCCGGGTCACTCGCCGGCGTTGATATTCGTCGTTTTGACGCCGCACGGTTTTCGACGTCTGCCAACGACGCAATGCGTCAACAGTTGGGTATTCCAGCGGACGCTAAAGTCTTGCTGTTCGTTGGCAGGGTGACGCCGGAGAAAGGCGTCGGTGAATTGATGCAGGCTTTTTTGAAGCTGCAAGCGCACTACCCAGAGCTTTATCTGGTGCTGGTCGGGCCCTATGAAGCGGACGGCCGCGCCGTGGTCGAGTCTCATTTGACGCCTGCATGTGTTGAGCGGGTGAAAGTGCTGGGCTTGCAAGCTGCGCCTGAGCAGTACATGGCGATCGCCGATCTGTTGTGCTTGCCGAGTTATCGAGAAGGTTTTGGCACCGTGGTGATAGAGGCGGCGGCGATGGGCGTGCCGACGGTAGGCACCGCAATCTACGGTTTAACCGATGCCATTGTGGACGGTGAGACAGGCTTATTGGTCCCCGTGCAGAATGCCGACGCCTTGGCCGAGGCTATTCGATCGCTTTTGGCTGAGCCTGAGCGTCTGAAGGAAATGGCCAGGCACGCCAGGGAGCGGGCTATAAGGGATTTTGATTCAGCACGGTGCTCAGCCTTGTTGATTGAAAAGTACGAAGGATTCAGCTCATGA
- a CDS encoding UDP-glucose 4-epimerase family protein — translation MSGSQPLSSSQRVLVTGASGFVGRALVTRLLASNDFEVVAQFRSSASAQKSPGKAVVTPAINSETDWSSALAGVNVVVHCAARVHVMNETTADPLAAFREVNVEGTLKLAREAARSGVRRFIYLSSIKVNGEGTDGAAFTAEDDCGPTDPYGLSKWEAEKGLMELAQHSAMDVVIVRPPLIYGPGVKANFLKMIQWVDRGVPLPLALVDNRRSLVGLENLTNFLIHCIDHPGAANQVFLISDGEDLSTPALLRNVAQALGKPSRLLPFPVTLLRGFAELLGKRAVVDRLCGSLRVDIEKNSRVLGWTPRSSVAEELKRTVKAYREQEPR, via the coding sequence ATGAGTGGCAGTCAGCCGTTATCTTCTTCTCAGCGCGTCCTCGTTACGGGCGCTAGCGGTTTTGTTGGGCGTGCGCTGGTGACGCGATTGCTGGCAAGCAATGACTTTGAGGTCGTCGCGCAGTTTCGCTCCAGCGCCTCTGCGCAGAAGAGCCCGGGAAAAGCCGTTGTCACACCCGCTATCAACAGTGAGACCGACTGGTCGTCGGCGTTGGCTGGGGTGAATGTGGTCGTGCATTGCGCGGCGCGCGTTCATGTCATGAACGAAACCACTGCAGATCCGTTGGCTGCATTCCGCGAGGTCAACGTAGAAGGCACGTTGAAGCTTGCGCGGGAGGCCGCTCGCTCAGGCGTTAGGCGCTTCATTTATCTCAGCTCGATCAAGGTCAACGGCGAGGGTACGGACGGAGCAGCCTTCACTGCCGAAGACGACTGCGGCCCGACCGACCCCTACGGCCTTTCGAAATGGGAGGCTGAAAAAGGACTCATGGAGCTGGCTCAACATTCGGCGATGGACGTCGTCATCGTCAGGCCACCGTTGATTTATGGGCCGGGCGTAAAGGCAAACTTCCTGAAGATGATCCAGTGGGTCGATCGGGGCGTGCCGCTTCCGTTGGCCTTGGTTGATAACCGCAGGAGTTTGGTTGGCCTGGAAAACCTGACCAACTTCCTGATCCATTGCATCGACCATCCGGGTGCAGCGAACCAGGTGTTCCTGATTTCAGATGGAGAGGATCTTTCCACCCCCGCGCTGTTGCGCAACGTTGCGCAGGCACTTGGAAAGCCCTCTCGTCTGCTGCCGTTCCCCGTCACGTTACTCCGTGGGTTCGCTGAACTGCTGGGTAAGCGGGCCGTTGTGGACCGGCTGTGCGGCTCGTTGAGAGTCGACATTGAAAAAAACAGCCGCGTGCTGGGCTGGACGCCTCGATCATCGGTTGCCGAAGAGTTGAAGCGCACTGTTAAAGCTTACCGTGAGCAGGAACCTAGATGA
- a CDS encoding MraY family glycosyltransferase translates to MSLWLLLPLTVIVSLVLTAALRRYALATSMIDVPNARSSHTIPTPRGGGVAIVVSFLIALAWLGYVDAIDWAVAVGLFGAGLIAALVGFLDDHGHVPAGWRLLGHFAAAAWGLFWLNGAPPLEFFGVVVDLGVIGHLLAAVYLVWLLNLYNFMDGIDGLASVQAVTACLGGGLLCLLGGHVSQLWLSGLMLMAVAGFLVWNFPPAKIFMGDAGSGFLGIMLGLFALQAAWISPAFFWSWMILLGVFIVDATWTLIRRLLRGDKVHEAHRSHAYQYASRHYGSHRTVTLAVLLINIGWLLPIALLVGSAHLDGIAGLVLAYIPLVCLALRFNAGLKEA, encoded by the coding sequence ATGAGCCTTTGGTTACTTTTACCCCTGACTGTGATTGTGTCGCTTGTATTGACTGCAGCACTGCGTCGTTACGCACTGGCGACGAGCATGATCGATGTGCCCAATGCCCGTAGTTCGCACACGATACCCACGCCCCGCGGCGGCGGTGTGGCGATCGTCGTCAGCTTTCTCATTGCGCTGGCATGGCTGGGCTATGTGGATGCGATCGACTGGGCTGTTGCTGTGGGCCTGTTCGGTGCCGGCCTGATTGCGGCCCTCGTCGGGTTTCTGGATGACCACGGGCACGTCCCTGCCGGATGGCGGTTGCTCGGGCATTTTGCGGCCGCTGCCTGGGGGCTTTTCTGGCTCAACGGTGCGCCACCGCTGGAGTTTTTCGGCGTTGTTGTTGATTTGGGCGTGATAGGCCACTTGCTGGCGGCCGTTTACCTTGTGTGGTTGTTGAACCTGTACAACTTCATGGATGGGATCGATGGGCTGGCGAGTGTGCAGGCGGTTACCGCATGCCTGGGGGGAGGCCTGCTTTGTTTGCTGGGGGGGCACGTATCGCAACTGTGGCTGTCAGGGTTGATGCTGATGGCAGTGGCGGGCTTTCTGGTCTGGAACTTCCCGCCTGCGAAGATTTTCATGGGGGATGCCGGTAGTGGCTTCCTGGGGATCATGCTGGGCCTTTTCGCGCTCCAGGCAGCGTGGATTTCGCCGGCGTTTTTCTGGAGCTGGATGATATTGCTAGGGGTATTCATCGTTGATGCCACGTGGACGTTGATCCGCCGGCTGTTGCGCGGTGACAAAGTCCATGAAGCCCATCGCAGCCATGCTTACCAGTATGCTTCAAGGCATTATGGGAGCCACCGTACCGTGACCCTCGCTGTGCTGCTGATCAATATAGGGTGGCTGTTGCCCATCGCGTTGTTGGTGGGCTCTGCCCATCTCGACGGTATAGCCGGTCTTGTTCTGGCCTATATTCCCTTGGTGTGTTTGGCGTTAAGGTTCAATGCCGGATTGAAAGAGGCCTGA